One window of the Rhipicephalus sanguineus isolate Rsan-2018 chromosome 4, BIME_Rsan_1.4, whole genome shotgun sequence genome contains the following:
- the LOC119391966 gene encoding TWiK family of potassium channels protein 12: protein MGGSDAGIEQALQEALDITENFLVGSGLSLSSAKSELLLYRPTRQGQRNLTPLEQIPIALHTRAGQKIPRVDSISVLGLLLESKGGNSRTLARITSKTENMLRLILRVSNSRGWRIENLTTGDDEVYEDGASKPRVSVPITLCFVIMIGYISGGAVIFSLWEGWEFLDGSYFCFVTLSTIGFGDLVPGDTVVSDSGSQEKLVICSLYLLVGMALIAMCFNLMQEEVIYKVRNCGKRIGIIKDTDDDEDFS from the exons ATGGGAGGGTCCGACGCCGGAATAGAGCAGGCCCTTCAAGAGGCACTAGACATCACAGAGAACTTTCTAGTCGGTTCGGGCCTGAGCCTGTCATCGGCCAAGTCTGAGTTATTACTATACAGACCCACCCGACAAGGGCAGAGGAACCTCACTCCTTTAGAACAGATTCCCATAGCTTTACACACACGGGCTGGGCAGAAAATACCCAGGGTGGACTCCATCAGTGTCCTCGGACTCCTGCTAGAGTCCAAGGGGGGCAACTCACGGACTCTAgcccgcatcacctccaagacggagaacatgCTTAGGCTCATACTCAGGGTTTCGAACAGCAGGG GTTGGCGCATCGAGAACCTGACCACGGGGGACGACGAGGTCTACGAGGACGGCGCCAGCAAGCCACGAGTGTCGGTGCCCATCACTCTGTGCTTCGTCATCATGATTGGCTACATCTCCGGAGGCGCCGTCATCTTCTCGCTTTGGGAGGGCTGGGAGTTCCTCGACGGCTCCTACTTCTGCTTCGTCACCCTCAGCACCATCGGCTTCGGAGACCTGGTGCCCGGCGACACCGTCGTCTCCGACAGCGGCTCTCAGGAGAAGCTGGTCATATGCTCCCTCTACCTCCTGGTTGGCATGGCGCTGATAGCCATGTGCTTCAACCTCATGCAGGAGGAAGTTATTTACAAAGTGAGAAACTGTGGCAAACGCATCGGTATTATCAAGgacaccgacgacgacgaagacttCTCCTGA